The Flexivirga oryzae genome has a segment encoding these proteins:
- a CDS encoding carbohydrate ABC transporter permease yields MRVAGGKKRTGVLLTGATWIISVLFVFPVVWMIWTSFHSETDAAANPPKVLSAFSVQGYRSFFGSNPWPPILNSLTASVISTILVLCLALPAAYALSIRPVKKWSDVLFFFLSTKFMPVVAALLPVYLFAEKVHFLDNIWLLIILYTSMNLPIAVWMLRSFLAEIPAEMLEAAQVDGAGLIRTLREIIAPVVMPGIASAALICFIFSWNELLFARVLTGTRAETAPVFLTGFVTSQGLFLAQVCAASFVVSLPVLAAGFAAQDKLVQGLSMGAVR; encoded by the coding sequence ATGCGGGTAGCCGGCGGCAAGAAGCGCACCGGAGTGCTCCTCACCGGGGCAACCTGGATCATCTCGGTGCTGTTCGTCTTCCCGGTCGTCTGGATGATCTGGACCTCCTTCCACTCGGAGACGGACGCAGCGGCCAACCCACCGAAAGTGTTGTCGGCGTTCAGCGTTCAGGGCTACCGGTCATTTTTCGGGAGTAACCCGTGGCCGCCGATCCTGAACTCGCTGACCGCGAGCGTCATTTCGACGATCCTGGTGCTGTGCCTGGCACTGCCGGCGGCATACGCCTTGTCGATCCGGCCGGTGAAGAAGTGGAGCGACGTGCTCTTCTTCTTCCTGTCGACGAAGTTCATGCCGGTCGTGGCAGCGCTGCTGCCGGTCTACCTGTTCGCCGAGAAGGTGCACTTCCTGGACAACATCTGGCTGCTGATCATCCTCTACACGTCGATGAATCTGCCGATCGCGGTCTGGATGTTGCGATCGTTCCTCGCCGAGATCCCGGCGGAGATGCTGGAAGCCGCACAGGTCGACGGTGCCGGGCTGATCCGCACGCTGCGCGAGATCATCGCACCCGTCGTGATGCCCGGCATCGCCTCCGCGGCGCTGATCTGCTTCATCTTCAGCTGGAACGAGCTGCTCTTCGCGCGGGTGCTGACCGGCACCCGGGCGGAGACGGCACCGGTCTTCCTGACCGGGTTCGTGACCAGTCAGGGCCTGTTCCTCGCCCAGGTGTGCGCAGCGTCGTTCGTCGTGTCGCTGCCGGTGCTCGCGGCTGGGTTCGCTGCCCAGGACAAGCTCGTCCAGGGTCTGTCCATGGGCGCGGTACGGTGA